In Lepidochelys kempii isolate rLepKem1 chromosome 10, rLepKem1.hap2, whole genome shotgun sequence, a single window of DNA contains:
- the C1QTNF8 gene encoding complement C1q tumor necrosis factor-related protein 8, whose translation MSAVLLMLLVSTVNASTLREKGSLRREARRLSCVRCCGPSEEPVSFASSRSTRTSNDPTYSVPKVQPTIDITILKGEKGDLGEKGITGGAGKDGERGLRGYNGRKGQKGQVGPPGNSCKLHYAAFSVGRRKPLHSSDYFQHVTFDTEFVNLYEHFSMFTGKFFCYVPGIYFLNLNVHTWNFKETYLHLMKNNKEVAILYAQPSDRSIMQSQSLMLELQEGDEVWVRMFKRERENGIYSEESDIYITFNGHLIKPAIE comes from the exons ATGAGTGCTGTGCTTCTGATGCTCTTGGTATCTACTGTGAATGCCAGCACCCTACGAGAAAAGGGCTCGCTGAGACGGGAAGCCCGGCGGCTTTCATGCGTGCGATGTTGTGGGCCTTCAGAAGAGCCAGTCTCCTTCGCCTCGTCACGATCCACTAGGACGAGCAATGACCCCACCTATTCAGTGCCCAAAGTCCAGCCCACAATAGATATCACCATCCTGAAAG GTGAAAAAGGTGACCTGGGAGAGAAAGGGATCACCGGAGGGGCTGGAAAGGATGGAGAACGAGGGCTACGTGGTTATAATGGACGGAAAGGTCAGAAAGGCCAGGTTGGTCCACCAGGCAATTCCTGCAAGCTGCATTATGCTGCCTTTTCAGTGGGCCGGAGAAAACCTCTCCACAGCTCTGATTATTTCCAGCATGTCACTTTTGATACGGAGTTTGTGAATCTCTACGAACACTTCAGCATGTTCACAGGGAAATTCTTCTGCTATGTGCCAGGGATCTACTTCTTAAACCTTaatgtccacacctggaacttcAAAGAGACCTACCTGCACTTAATGAAGAACAATAAGGAAGTGGCCATCCTCTATGCCCAGCCCAGTGATCGGAGCATCATGCAGAGCCAGAGTCTCATGCTCGAGCTGCAGGAAGGAGATGAGGTCTGGGTGAGAATGTTTAAACGAGAGAGGGAAAATGGCATCTATAGTGAGGAGTCTGATATTTACATCACCTTCAATGGCCATTTAATTAAACCAGCCATAGAGTAG